One stretch of bacterium BMS3Abin14 DNA includes these proteins:
- a CDS encoding arc-like DNA binding domain protein yields the protein MPNILVRDLDDETIKHLKARARRNGRSMQSEIKNIIENAARSESRDTVILSARIRRMLGGREHTDSAKLAEKSGRV from the coding sequence ATGCCCAACATTCTTGTGCGGGATCTCGATGATGAAACCATCAAACACCTCAAGGCGCGGGCGCGGCGAAACGGCCGGTCCATGCAGTCCGAGATAAAGAACATCATCGAGAATGCCGCCCGGTCGGAGTCCCGGGATACAGTTATCCTCTCCGCGAGGATACGGAGGATGCTCGGAGGCCGGGAACACACGGACAGCGCGAAGCTTGCCGAGAAATCGGGCAGGGTTTGA
- a CDS encoding formate dehydrogenase accessory protein: MDGDPRQEIHDVLVIKGDEVLDDALPVVREVPMTIFLNGRELITLVTTGDANKELALGFLLSEGFIQSRDDLKSLRDDPEAGTVEVEVARDLSMVEELWERRTVTSGCGKGATFYSVLDSLHARPVTSELKITPRQVYHLMAELNRMSGLYRATRGVHNSALADEEGILLFRDDIGRHNAVDKIRGAAFLEEISLEDKVLITTGRMSSEIIIKVAKMGIPLLVSRSAPTSLALDLAKRVKMTLVGYVRGERMTVYTGGERVKG, translated from the coding sequence ATGGACGGCGACCCACGGCAGGAAATTCATGACGTCCTGGTCATCAAAGGTGACGAGGTTCTGGATGACGCCCTCCCTGTGGTTCGCGAGGTGCCTATGACGATATTCCTTAACGGGCGGGAGTTAATTACCCTCGTCACCACCGGAGATGCCAACAAGGAACTGGCCCTTGGTTTTCTCCTTTCCGAGGGATTTATTCAAAGCCGTGATGACCTTAAATCCCTGCGGGATGATCCCGAGGCAGGGACGGTGGAGGTGGAAGTAGCCCGCGACCTGTCCATGGTCGAGGAACTGTGGGAAAGGAGGACGGTAACCTCCGGGTGCGGCAAGGGGGCGACCTTCTACAGCGTGCTCGATTCCCTGCACGCAAGGCCGGTAACATCTGAACTGAAGATTACGCCGCGCCAGGTCTATCATCTCATGGCCGAACTCAACCGGATGTCCGGGCTCTATCGGGCCACCCGCGGCGTTCATAACAGCGCCCTGGCCGACGAAGAGGGCATCCTGCTGTTTCGGGACGACATCGGCCGTCATAACGCGGTGGACAAGATAAGGGGGGCCGCCTTTCTTGAGGAGATTTCCCTCGAGGACAAGGTGCTTATTACCACCGGCCGCATGTCCTCCGAGATCATCATCAAGGTGGCCAAGATGGGCATCCCCCTTCTCGTTTCCAGGTCCGCTCCCACGTCGCTGGCGCTCGACCTGGCCAAAAGGGTGAAAATGACCCTGGTGGGGTATGTCCGGGGCGAGAGGATGACGGTCTACACGGGTGGGGAGAGGGTGAAAGGATAG